In a genomic window of Brassica rapa cultivar Chiifu-401-42 chromosome A10, CAAS_Brap_v3.01, whole genome shotgun sequence:
- the LOC103845836 gene encoding transcription factor mef2A isoform X3 has translation MRPHYNRPQRPQQQQNNGYPNQQHNGFHQNPGMMMNPQMMMMGNPMMMGNPMNNMQNMPPPIHPQFFNNMPQQQQQPLHQFGFPNPINQLLPNLLGSLQFAAANNNLMGGGGHSMPPNYFQPSGFTSQAQLNSYNNPPPPYSPPTPQQHQNHQLGPPGFSETPRPQVQSSVGNVNNTNNFNSKGNDFRNNTKQQNFRGPGQGFHRSQSYQGDNAKKKFGFNKNNKGKGKNKKMAPRVFGSDAGNAEETKRPYIPNYPPKEVQQWRQARRKNFPTKLNVEKKVKKNDSNGSLDDEAKLRRQQLREVLAKQRELGVEVAEVPSHYLSNPVEEVSGDNSGQFQNKDGKKGRFGHSKRKYGEKNKFNKKQKFQDQDSSQESSVTTRKPTLLEKLLSADIKRDKIQLLQVLRFVVMNSYFNESPEDPLKFPLVMVEETDCEHAEDVLSDDDVDENGDDDSCDEVSD, from the exons ATGCGACCTCACTACAACCGCCCGCAGCGAccgcaacaacaa CAGAACAATGGGTACCCTAATCAACAGCATAATGGGTTTCATCAGAACCCAGGGATGATGATGAATCcacagatgatgatgatgggtAATCCAATGATGATGGGTAATCCAATGAACAATATGCAGAACATGCCGCCGCCAATACATCCCCAGTTCTTTAACAATATgcctcaacaacaacaacaaccgctTCACCAGTTTGGTTTCCCCAACCctatcaaccagctgcttccaAACCTCTTGGGGAGTCTTCAGTTTGCTGCTGCTAATAACAATCTTATGGGTGGTGGTGGTCACTCAATGCCGCCCAATTATTTCCAGCCTTCTGGTTTCACTTCTCAGGCACAGCTTAATTCCTATAATAACCCCCCTCCTCCGTATTCTCCTCCTACACCTCAACAACATCAGAATCACCAATTAGGGCCTCCAGGTTTCTCAGAGACACCACGACCACAG GTGCAGTCTTCTGTAGGAAACGTCAACAACACCAACAATTTCAATTCGAAAGGGAATGATTTTCGAAATAatacaaaacaacaaaatttCAGAGGCCCTGGTCAAGG TTTCCACAGATCTCAGTCGTATCAAGGAGACAATGCAAAGAAAAAGTTTGGGTTCAACAAGAATAATAAGGGAAAAG GGAAGAATAAGAAGATGGCACCTAGGGTCTTTGGATCTGATGCTGGTAACGCTGAAGAAACGAAAAG ACCGTACATTCCGAACTATCCTCCAAAAGAAGTTCAGCAATGGCGTCAAGCTCGGCGTAAGAATTTTCCAACGAAACTCAACGTTGAAAAG AAAGTAAAGAAAAATGATTCAAACGGCAGCCTTGACGATGAAGCAAAGCTGCGTCGTCAG CAACTCCGGGAAGTTTTAGCAAAGCAGCGTGAGTTAGGTGTTGAAGTAGCAGAAGTTCCTTCACACTATTTATCCAATCCAGTTGAAGAAGTTAGTGGAGACAACAGTGGACAGTTCCAAAACAAGGATGGCAAAAAGGGAAGATTTGGACACAGTAAGAGAAAATATGGTGAGAAAAACAAGTTCAATAAAAAACAGAAGTTCCAAGACCAAGATTCATCTCAAGAATCTTCCGTGACGACGAGGAAACCTACATTGCTTGAGAAGCTCCTAAGCGCTGACATAAAGAGAGACAAGATCCAGTTATTACAGGTCTTGCGCTTCGTGGTAATGAATTCATACTTCAACGAGTCGCCGGAGGACCCTCTGAAGTTTCCTTTGGTTATGGTAGAAGAAACTGATTGTGAACATGCTGAGGACGTTTTATCCGATGATGATGTGGATGAGAATGGTGATGATGACTCATGTGATGAAGTTTCTGATTGA
- the LOC103845836 gene encoding transcription factor mef2A isoform X1, translated as MRPHYNRPQRPQQQQQQNNGYPNQQHNGFHQNPGMMMNPQMMMMGNPMMMGNPMNNMQNMPPPIHPQFFNNMPQQQQQPLHQFGFPNPINQLLPNLLGSLQFAAANNNLMGGGGHSMPPNYFQPSGFTSQAQLNSYNNPPPPYSPPTPQQHQNHQLGPPGFSETPRPQVQSSVGNVNNTNNFNSKGNDFRNNTKQQNFRGPGQGFHRSQSYQGDNAKKKFGFNKNNKGKGKNKKMAPRVFGSDAGNAEETKRPYIPNYPPKEVQQWRQARRKNFPTKLNVEKKVKKNDSNGSLDDEAKLRRQQLREVLAKQRELGVEVAEVPSHYLSNPVEEVSGDNSGQFQNKDGKKGRFGHSKRKYGEKNKFNKKQKFQDQDSSQESSVTTRKPTLLEKLLSADIKRDKIQLLQVLRFVVMNSYFNESPEDPLKFPLVMVEETDCEHAEDVLSDDDVDENGDDDSCDEVSD; from the exons ATGCGACCTCACTACAACCGCCCGCAGCGAccgcaacaacaacaacag CAGAACAATGGGTACCCTAATCAACAGCATAATGGGTTTCATCAGAACCCAGGGATGATGATGAATCcacagatgatgatgatgggtAATCCAATGATGATGGGTAATCCAATGAACAATATGCAGAACATGCCGCCGCCAATACATCCCCAGTTCTTTAACAATATgcctcaacaacaacaacaaccgctTCACCAGTTTGGTTTCCCCAACCctatcaaccagctgcttccaAACCTCTTGGGGAGTCTTCAGTTTGCTGCTGCTAATAACAATCTTATGGGTGGTGGTGGTCACTCAATGCCGCCCAATTATTTCCAGCCTTCTGGTTTCACTTCTCAGGCACAGCTTAATTCCTATAATAACCCCCCTCCTCCGTATTCTCCTCCTACACCTCAACAACATCAGAATCACCAATTAGGGCCTCCAGGTTTCTCAGAGACACCACGACCACAG GTGCAGTCTTCTGTAGGAAACGTCAACAACACCAACAATTTCAATTCGAAAGGGAATGATTTTCGAAATAatacaaaacaacaaaatttCAGAGGCCCTGGTCAAGG TTTCCACAGATCTCAGTCGTATCAAGGAGACAATGCAAAGAAAAAGTTTGGGTTCAACAAGAATAATAAGGGAAAAG GGAAGAATAAGAAGATGGCACCTAGGGTCTTTGGATCTGATGCTGGTAACGCTGAAGAAACGAAAAG ACCGTACATTCCGAACTATCCTCCAAAAGAAGTTCAGCAATGGCGTCAAGCTCGGCGTAAGAATTTTCCAACGAAACTCAACGTTGAAAAG AAAGTAAAGAAAAATGATTCAAACGGCAGCCTTGACGATGAAGCAAAGCTGCGTCGTCAG CAACTCCGGGAAGTTTTAGCAAAGCAGCGTGAGTTAGGTGTTGAAGTAGCAGAAGTTCCTTCACACTATTTATCCAATCCAGTTGAAGAAGTTAGTGGAGACAACAGTGGACAGTTCCAAAACAAGGATGGCAAAAAGGGAAGATTTGGACACAGTAAGAGAAAATATGGTGAGAAAAACAAGTTCAATAAAAAACAGAAGTTCCAAGACCAAGATTCATCTCAAGAATCTTCCGTGACGACGAGGAAACCTACATTGCTTGAGAAGCTCCTAAGCGCTGACATAAAGAGAGACAAGATCCAGTTATTACAGGTCTTGCGCTTCGTGGTAATGAATTCATACTTCAACGAGTCGCCGGAGGACCCTCTGAAGTTTCCTTTGGTTATGGTAGAAGAAACTGATTGTGAACATGCTGAGGACGTTTTATCCGATGATGATGTGGATGAGAATGGTGATGATGACTCATGTGATGAAGTTTCTGATTGA
- the LOC103845836 gene encoding transcription factor mef2A isoform X2, which translates to MRPHYNRPQRPQQQQQNNGYPNQQHNGFHQNPGMMMNPQMMMMGNPMMMGNPMNNMQNMPPPIHPQFFNNMPQQQQQPLHQFGFPNPINQLLPNLLGSLQFAAANNNLMGGGGHSMPPNYFQPSGFTSQAQLNSYNNPPPPYSPPTPQQHQNHQLGPPGFSETPRPQVQSSVGNVNNTNNFNSKGNDFRNNTKQQNFRGPGQGFHRSQSYQGDNAKKKFGFNKNNKGKGKNKKMAPRVFGSDAGNAEETKRPYIPNYPPKEVQQWRQARRKNFPTKLNVEKKVKKNDSNGSLDDEAKLRRQQLREVLAKQRELGVEVAEVPSHYLSNPVEEVSGDNSGQFQNKDGKKGRFGHSKRKYGEKNKFNKKQKFQDQDSSQESSVTTRKPTLLEKLLSADIKRDKIQLLQVLRFVVMNSYFNESPEDPLKFPLVMVEETDCEHAEDVLSDDDVDENGDDDSCDEVSD; encoded by the exons ATGCGACCTCACTACAACCGCCCGCAGCGAccgcaacaacaacaacag AACAATGGGTACCCTAATCAACAGCATAATGGGTTTCATCAGAACCCAGGGATGATGATGAATCcacagatgatgatgatgggtAATCCAATGATGATGGGTAATCCAATGAACAATATGCAGAACATGCCGCCGCCAATACATCCCCAGTTCTTTAACAATATgcctcaacaacaacaacaaccgctTCACCAGTTTGGTTTCCCCAACCctatcaaccagctgcttccaAACCTCTTGGGGAGTCTTCAGTTTGCTGCTGCTAATAACAATCTTATGGGTGGTGGTGGTCACTCAATGCCGCCCAATTATTTCCAGCCTTCTGGTTTCACTTCTCAGGCACAGCTTAATTCCTATAATAACCCCCCTCCTCCGTATTCTCCTCCTACACCTCAACAACATCAGAATCACCAATTAGGGCCTCCAGGTTTCTCAGAGACACCACGACCACAG GTGCAGTCTTCTGTAGGAAACGTCAACAACACCAACAATTTCAATTCGAAAGGGAATGATTTTCGAAATAatacaaaacaacaaaatttCAGAGGCCCTGGTCAAGG TTTCCACAGATCTCAGTCGTATCAAGGAGACAATGCAAAGAAAAAGTTTGGGTTCAACAAGAATAATAAGGGAAAAG GGAAGAATAAGAAGATGGCACCTAGGGTCTTTGGATCTGATGCTGGTAACGCTGAAGAAACGAAAAG ACCGTACATTCCGAACTATCCTCCAAAAGAAGTTCAGCAATGGCGTCAAGCTCGGCGTAAGAATTTTCCAACGAAACTCAACGTTGAAAAG AAAGTAAAGAAAAATGATTCAAACGGCAGCCTTGACGATGAAGCAAAGCTGCGTCGTCAG CAACTCCGGGAAGTTTTAGCAAAGCAGCGTGAGTTAGGTGTTGAAGTAGCAGAAGTTCCTTCACACTATTTATCCAATCCAGTTGAAGAAGTTAGTGGAGACAACAGTGGACAGTTCCAAAACAAGGATGGCAAAAAGGGAAGATTTGGACACAGTAAGAGAAAATATGGTGAGAAAAACAAGTTCAATAAAAAACAGAAGTTCCAAGACCAAGATTCATCTCAAGAATCTTCCGTGACGACGAGGAAACCTACATTGCTTGAGAAGCTCCTAAGCGCTGACATAAAGAGAGACAAGATCCAGTTATTACAGGTCTTGCGCTTCGTGGTAATGAATTCATACTTCAACGAGTCGCCGGAGGACCCTCTGAAGTTTCCTTTGGTTATGGTAGAAGAAACTGATTGTGAACATGCTGAGGACGTTTTATCCGATGATGATGTGGATGAGAATGGTGATGATGACTCATGTGATGAAGTTTCTGATTGA
- the LOC103845836 gene encoding transcription factor mef2A isoform X4, whose protein sequence is MRPHYNRPQRPQQQQQQNNGYPNQQHNGFHQNPGMMMNPQMMMMGNPMMMGNPMNNMQNMPPPIHPQFFNNMPQQQQQPLHQFGFPNPINQLLPNLLGSLQFAAANNNLMGGGGHSMPPNYFQPSGFTSQAQLNSYNNPPPPYSPPTPQQHQNHQLGPPGFSETPRPQVQSSVGNVNNTNNFNSKGNDFRNNTKQQNFRGPGQGSQSYQGDNAKKKFGFNKNNKGKGKNKKMAPRVFGSDAGNAEETKRPYIPNYPPKEVQQWRQARRKNFPTKLNVEKKVKKNDSNGSLDDEAKLRRQQLREVLAKQRELGVEVAEVPSHYLSNPVEEVSGDNSGQFQNKDGKKGRFGHSKRKYGEKNKFNKKQKFQDQDSSQESSVTTRKPTLLEKLLSADIKRDKIQLLQVLRFVVMNSYFNESPEDPLKFPLVMVEETDCEHAEDVLSDDDVDENGDDDSCDEVSD, encoded by the exons ATGCGACCTCACTACAACCGCCCGCAGCGAccgcaacaacaacaaca GCAGAACAATGGGTACCCTAATCAACAGCATAATGGGTTTCATCAGAACCCAGGGATGATGATGAATCcacagatgatgatgatgggtAATCCAATGATGATGGGTAATCCAATGAACAATATGCAGAACATGCCGCCGCCAATACATCCCCAGTTCTTTAACAATATgcctcaacaacaacaacaaccgctTCACCAGTTTGGTTTCCCCAACCctatcaaccagctgcttccaAACCTCTTGGGGAGTCTTCAGTTTGCTGCTGCTAATAACAATCTTATGGGTGGTGGTGGTCACTCAATGCCGCCCAATTATTTCCAGCCTTCTGGTTTCACTTCTCAGGCACAGCTTAATTCCTATAATAACCCCCCTCCTCCGTATTCTCCTCCTACACCTCAACAACATCAGAATCACCAATTAGGGCCTCCAGGTTTCTCAGAGACACCACGACCACAG GTGCAGTCTTCTGTAGGAAACGTCAACAACACCAACAATTTCAATTCGAAAGGGAATGATTTTCGAAATAatacaaaacaacaaaatttCAGAGGCCCTGGTCAAGG ATCTCAGTCGTATCAAGGAGACAATGCAAAGAAAAAGTTTGGGTTCAACAAGAATAATAAGGGAAAAG GGAAGAATAAGAAGATGGCACCTAGGGTCTTTGGATCTGATGCTGGTAACGCTGAAGAAACGAAAAG ACCGTACATTCCGAACTATCCTCCAAAAGAAGTTCAGCAATGGCGTCAAGCTCGGCGTAAGAATTTTCCAACGAAACTCAACGTTGAAAAG AAAGTAAAGAAAAATGATTCAAACGGCAGCCTTGACGATGAAGCAAAGCTGCGTCGTCAG CAACTCCGGGAAGTTTTAGCAAAGCAGCGTGAGTTAGGTGTTGAAGTAGCAGAAGTTCCTTCACACTATTTATCCAATCCAGTTGAAGAAGTTAGTGGAGACAACAGTGGACAGTTCCAAAACAAGGATGGCAAAAAGGGAAGATTTGGACACAGTAAGAGAAAATATGGTGAGAAAAACAAGTTCAATAAAAAACAGAAGTTCCAAGACCAAGATTCATCTCAAGAATCTTCCGTGACGACGAGGAAACCTACATTGCTTGAGAAGCTCCTAAGCGCTGACATAAAGAGAGACAAGATCCAGTTATTACAGGTCTTGCGCTTCGTGGTAATGAATTCATACTTCAACGAGTCGCCGGAGGACCCTCTGAAGTTTCCTTTGGTTATGGTAGAAGAAACTGATTGTGAACATGCTGAGGACGTTTTATCCGATGATGATGTGGATGAGAATGGTGATGATGACTCATGTGATGAAGTTTCTGATTGA
- the LOC103845836 gene encoding transcription factor mef2A isoform X5, which yields MRPHYNRPQRPQQQQQQNNGYPNQQHNGFHQNPGMMMNPQMMMMGNPMMMGNPMNNMQNMPPPIHPQFFNNMPQQQQQPLHQFGFPNPINQLLPNLLGSLQFAAANNNLMGGGGHSMPPNYFQPSGFTSQAQLNSYNNPPPPYSPPTPQQHQNHQLGPPGFSETPRPQSSVGNVNNTNNFNSKGNDFRNNTKQQNFRGPGQGSQSYQGDNAKKKFGFNKNNKGKGKNKKMAPRVFGSDAGNAEETKRPYIPNYPPKEVQQWRQARRKNFPTKLNVEKKVKKNDSNGSLDDEAKLRRQQLREVLAKQRELGVEVAEVPSHYLSNPVEEVSGDNSGQFQNKDGKKGRFGHSKRKYGEKNKFNKKQKFQDQDSSQESSVTTRKPTLLEKLLSADIKRDKIQLLQVLRFVVMNSYFNESPEDPLKFPLVMVEETDCEHAEDVLSDDDVDENGDDDSCDEVSD from the exons ATGCGACCTCACTACAACCGCCCGCAGCGAccgcaacaacaacaaca GCAGAACAATGGGTACCCTAATCAACAGCATAATGGGTTTCATCAGAACCCAGGGATGATGATGAATCcacagatgatgatgatgggtAATCCAATGATGATGGGTAATCCAATGAACAATATGCAGAACATGCCGCCGCCAATACATCCCCAGTTCTTTAACAATATgcctcaacaacaacaacaaccgctTCACCAGTTTGGTTTCCCCAACCctatcaaccagctgcttccaAACCTCTTGGGGAGTCTTCAGTTTGCTGCTGCTAATAACAATCTTATGGGTGGTGGTGGTCACTCAATGCCGCCCAATTATTTCCAGCCTTCTGGTTTCACTTCTCAGGCACAGCTTAATTCCTATAATAACCCCCCTCCTCCGTATTCTCCTCCTACACCTCAACAACATCAGAATCACCAATTAGGGCCTCCAGGTTTCTCAGAGACACCACGACCACAG TCTTCTGTAGGAAACGTCAACAACACCAACAATTTCAATTCGAAAGGGAATGATTTTCGAAATAatacaaaacaacaaaatttCAGAGGCCCTGGTCAAGG ATCTCAGTCGTATCAAGGAGACAATGCAAAGAAAAAGTTTGGGTTCAACAAGAATAATAAGGGAAAAG GGAAGAATAAGAAGATGGCACCTAGGGTCTTTGGATCTGATGCTGGTAACGCTGAAGAAACGAAAAG ACCGTACATTCCGAACTATCCTCCAAAAGAAGTTCAGCAATGGCGTCAAGCTCGGCGTAAGAATTTTCCAACGAAACTCAACGTTGAAAAG AAAGTAAAGAAAAATGATTCAAACGGCAGCCTTGACGATGAAGCAAAGCTGCGTCGTCAG CAACTCCGGGAAGTTTTAGCAAAGCAGCGTGAGTTAGGTGTTGAAGTAGCAGAAGTTCCTTCACACTATTTATCCAATCCAGTTGAAGAAGTTAGTGGAGACAACAGTGGACAGTTCCAAAACAAGGATGGCAAAAAGGGAAGATTTGGACACAGTAAGAGAAAATATGGTGAGAAAAACAAGTTCAATAAAAAACAGAAGTTCCAAGACCAAGATTCATCTCAAGAATCTTCCGTGACGACGAGGAAACCTACATTGCTTGAGAAGCTCCTAAGCGCTGACATAAAGAGAGACAAGATCCAGTTATTACAGGTCTTGCGCTTCGTGGTAATGAATTCATACTTCAACGAGTCGCCGGAGGACCCTCTGAAGTTTCCTTTGGTTATGGTAGAAGAAACTGATTGTGAACATGCTGAGGACGTTTTATCCGATGATGATGTGGATGAGAATGGTGATGATGACTCATGTGATGAAGTTTCTGATTGA
- the LOC103845837 gene encoding CCR4-NOT transcription complex subunit 11 isoform X1, giving the protein MNMNMEETATVWSLLKSDLRPIEDVVAEFNSKFPRDRRFTACNSLSLLLQDLMLLRSTDRIIAFAIMYQCYPSEKPSVNPFVSDMMNAACNEQVEKHERAFILHLLQWNSYNKSKEILKLSAVDYIKSFDPSTHDFPELGELQREYGDKAGSGPSSHIAADYAVKKLLHDPDVPRGCDPNSPEFDVQPGGNPKIGCGDRDEAVTGILGSLTTGGLAPRWIRPCPPRYPVHQSELLWIDPDNKHELIWDDKMCADTSRGATVRDLLVKGLKVTLSPSEQEDITTALANDAKLVYHCGITPRKLPQLVEHNPQIAVEILTKLINSPEIVDYFTALVSMDMSLHSMEVVNRLTTAVELPKEFIRMYITNCISSCENAKQQDKYMQNRLVRLVCVFLQSLIRNNIIDVKDLFIEVQAFCIDFSRIREAAGLFRLLKTLE; this is encoded by the exons ATGAATATGAATATGGAAGAGACGGCGACTGTGTGGTCCCTGCTCAAGTCCGATCTCCGGCCAATCGAAGACGTCGTGGCGGAATTCAACTCCAAGTTCCCACGCGATCGTCGCTTCACTGCCTGCAACTCCCTCTCACTGCTCTTACAG GATCTGATGTTGCTCCGGAGTACTGATCGTATAATTGCGTTTGCTATCATGTACCAGTGTTACCCTTCCGAGAAACCATCTGTAAACCCGTTCGTATCTGATATGATGAAT GCTGCTTGTAATGAGCAAGTGGAAAAGCATGAGAGAGCATTTATTCTCCACCTCTTACAATGGAATAGCTACAACAAATCTAAAGAG ATTCTCAAACTGTCAGCTGTTGATTACATCAAATCGTTTGATCCTTCAACTCAT GATTTTCCGGAGCTTGGAGAGCTGCAACGAGAGTATGGCGACAAAGCTGGTTCTGGACCATCTAGTCACATAGCTGCAGACTATGCGGTCAAAAAGCTCTTGCACGATCCTGATGTTCCTCGTGGGTGCGATCCTAACTCTCCAGA GTTTGACGTGCAACCTGGTGGGAATCCCAAAATTGGATGTGGTGATAGAGATGAGGCCGTGACTGGAATACTGGGTAGTCTGACAACCGGGGGATTAGCTCCTAGGTGGATCCGTCCATGTCCTCCGAGGTACCCAGTTCATCAGAGCGAG TTGCTATGGATTGATCCTGATAATAAGCATGAGCTTATTTGGGACGATAAAATGTGTGCTGACACTAGCAGAGGCGCTACAGTTAGGGACTTACTTGTTAAGGGTTTGAAGGTGACACTTTCACCTTCGGAGCAAGAG GACATCACTACAGCATTGGCAAATGATGCAAAGCTTGTCTATCACTGTGGAATAACTCCACGGAAGCTGCCG CAATTAGTAGAGCACAATCCTCAAATAGCAGTTGAGATCCTCACCAAGTTGATTAACTCCCCAGAGATTGTTGA CTATTTCACAGCTCTTGTAAGTATGGACATGAGCTTGCACTCGATGGAAGTTGTGAACAGGCTCACAACTGCAGTTGAGCTTCCCAAGGAATTTATTCGCATGTACATCACTAATTGCATATCGTCTTGTGAGAACGCCAAG CAGCAAGACAAGTACATGCAGAATAGGCTTGTTCGACTTGTTTGCGTCTTCTTGCAAAGTTTAATTCGTAACAACATCATCGACG TGAAGGATCTATTTATAGAAGTTCAAGCTTTCTGCATTGACTTTTCACGGATTCGTGAAGCGGCTGGTCTCTTCAGGCTCTTGAAAACATTGGAATGA
- the LOC103845837 gene encoding CCR4-NOT transcription complex subunit 11 isoform X2, protein MNMNMEETATVWSLLKSDLRPIEDVVAEFNSKFPRDRRFTACNSLSLLLQDLMLLRSTDRIIAFAIMYQCYPSEKPSVNPFVSDMMNAACNEQVEKHERAFILHLLQWNSYNKSKEILKLSAVDYIKSFDPSTHDFPELGELQREYGDKAGSGPSSHIAADYAVKKLLHDPDVPRGCDPNSPEFDVQPGGNPKIGCGDRDEAVTGILGSLTTGGLAPRWIRPCPPRYPVHQSELLWIDPDNKHELIWDDKMCADTSRGATVRDLLVKGLKVTLSPSEQEDITTALANDAKLVYHCGITPRKLPQLVEHNPQIAVEILTKLINSPEIVDYFTALVSMDMSLHSMEVVNRLTTAVELPKEFIRMYITNCISSCENAKQDKYMQNRLVRLVCVFLQSLIRNNIIDVKDLFIEVQAFCIDFSRIREAAGLFRLLKTLE, encoded by the exons ATGAATATGAATATGGAAGAGACGGCGACTGTGTGGTCCCTGCTCAAGTCCGATCTCCGGCCAATCGAAGACGTCGTGGCGGAATTCAACTCCAAGTTCCCACGCGATCGTCGCTTCACTGCCTGCAACTCCCTCTCACTGCTCTTACAG GATCTGATGTTGCTCCGGAGTACTGATCGTATAATTGCGTTTGCTATCATGTACCAGTGTTACCCTTCCGAGAAACCATCTGTAAACCCGTTCGTATCTGATATGATGAAT GCTGCTTGTAATGAGCAAGTGGAAAAGCATGAGAGAGCATTTATTCTCCACCTCTTACAATGGAATAGCTACAACAAATCTAAAGAG ATTCTCAAACTGTCAGCTGTTGATTACATCAAATCGTTTGATCCTTCAACTCAT GATTTTCCGGAGCTTGGAGAGCTGCAACGAGAGTATGGCGACAAAGCTGGTTCTGGACCATCTAGTCACATAGCTGCAGACTATGCGGTCAAAAAGCTCTTGCACGATCCTGATGTTCCTCGTGGGTGCGATCCTAACTCTCCAGA GTTTGACGTGCAACCTGGTGGGAATCCCAAAATTGGATGTGGTGATAGAGATGAGGCCGTGACTGGAATACTGGGTAGTCTGACAACCGGGGGATTAGCTCCTAGGTGGATCCGTCCATGTCCTCCGAGGTACCCAGTTCATCAGAGCGAG TTGCTATGGATTGATCCTGATAATAAGCATGAGCTTATTTGGGACGATAAAATGTGTGCTGACACTAGCAGAGGCGCTACAGTTAGGGACTTACTTGTTAAGGGTTTGAAGGTGACACTTTCACCTTCGGAGCAAGAG GACATCACTACAGCATTGGCAAATGATGCAAAGCTTGTCTATCACTGTGGAATAACTCCACGGAAGCTGCCG CAATTAGTAGAGCACAATCCTCAAATAGCAGTTGAGATCCTCACCAAGTTGATTAACTCCCCAGAGATTGTTGA CTATTTCACAGCTCTTGTAAGTATGGACATGAGCTTGCACTCGATGGAAGTTGTGAACAGGCTCACAACTGCAGTTGAGCTTCCCAAGGAATTTATTCGCATGTACATCACTAATTGCATATCGTCTTGTGAGAACGCCAAG CAAGACAAGTACATGCAGAATAGGCTTGTTCGACTTGTTTGCGTCTTCTTGCAAAGTTTAATTCGTAACAACATCATCGACG TGAAGGATCTATTTATAGAAGTTCAAGCTTTCTGCATTGACTTTTCACGGATTCGTGAAGCGGCTGGTCTCTTCAGGCTCTTGAAAACATTGGAATGA